The following proteins come from a genomic window of Paucimonas lemoignei:
- the mlaE_2 gene encoding toluene tolerance proteinTtg2B, producing MRNKSLMERIRLLGRSAIDIVTVFGRSGIFLVHALFGRGGISGGFQLLVKQLYSVGVMSLAIIVVSGMFIGMVLSLQGFSILAKYGSEQAVGQMVALTLLRELGPVVTALLFAGRAGSALTAEIGNMKSTEQLSSLEMIGVDPLKYIVAPRLWAGFISLPLLAMIFSVVGIWGGSWVAIDWLGVYEGSFWSNMQNSVSFSGDVINGVIKSVVFAFVVTWIAVFQGYDCEPTSEGISRATTKTVVYASLAVLGLDFILTALMFGDF from the coding sequence ATGCGCAACAAGTCATTAATGGAGCGGATTCGACTGCTGGGTCGAAGCGCAATCGATATCGTCACCGTGTTCGGGCGCTCGGGAATCTTCCTGGTACACGCCTTGTTCGGGCGCGGGGGCATCAGCGGCGGTTTCCAGTTGCTGGTCAAACAGCTTTATTCAGTGGGTGTCATGTCCCTGGCGATCATCGTCGTGTCCGGCATGTTCATCGGCATGGTCCTGTCGCTGCAGGGTTTCAGCATCCTGGCCAAGTACGGCTCCGAGCAGGCGGTCGGTCAAATGGTCGCGCTGACGTTGTTGCGTGAACTTGGCCCCGTGGTTACTGCCTTACTGTTCGCGGGGCGTGCAGGTTCTGCCTTGACTGCAGAAATCGGCAACATGAAATCCACCGAGCAGTTGTCCAGCCTGGAGATGATTGGCGTCGATCCGCTCAAGTACATCGTCGCGCCGCGGCTGTGGGCAGGGTTTATCTCGCTGCCACTGCTGGCGATGATCTTTAGCGTGGTCGGCATCTGGGGAGGCTCGTGGGTCGCTATTGACTGGCTGGGCGTTTACGAAGGCTCCTTCTGGTCGAACATGCAAAACAGTGTTTCTTTTAGCGGCGATGTGATCAATGGCGTTATCAAGAGCGTCGTATTTGCCTTTGTAGTGACCTGGATCGCCGTGTTCCAGGGTTACGATTGCGAGCCCACGTCAGAGGGGATCAGTCGCGCCACGACCAAAACAGTCGTATATGCCTCGTTGGCCGTACTGGGCCTGGACTTTATTCTGACCGCCTTGATGTTTGGAGATTTCTGA
- a CDS encoding toluene tolerance: protein MISIVRRGLLVLLALLPMLANAAAAPTAHDLVDRTTKELLSDLAANKEQYKSNPGAFYDALNRIVGPVVDADGISKSIMTVKYSRNASPAQMQRFQENFKRSLMQFYGNALLEYNNQGITVSPEKAEGADRTSVDMQVKGNNGAVYPVSYTLVKLGGEWKVRNVIINGINIGKLFRDQFADSMQRNGNNLDDTINNWAGEVAKAKEVTAEAAEKAAQ from the coding sequence ATGATCTCTATCGTGCGCCGTGGTCTGCTGGTGTTGCTGGCATTGCTACCGATGCTTGCCAATGCTGCCGCCGCACCGACCGCTCATGATCTGGTGGATCGCACCACCAAGGAATTGTTGAGCGATCTGGCAGCCAACAAAGAGCAATACAAGAGCAATCCAGGCGCCTTTTATGACGCGCTGAACCGCATTGTCGGCCCTGTCGTGGACGCTGATGGCATTTCCAAAAGCATCATGACCGTCAAATATTCACGCAATGCTTCGCCGGCTCAGATGCAGCGCTTCCAGGAAAACTTCAAGCGCAGCCTGATGCAGTTCTACGGCAATGCCTTGCTGGAATACAACAACCAGGGCATCACCGTTTCTCCGGAAAAAGCCGAAGGCGCTGATCGCACCAGTGTCGACATGCAGGTCAAGGGCAATAACGGTGCTGTCTACCCAGTGTCCTACACCCTGGTCAAACTGGGTGGTGAGTGGAAAGTCCGTAACGTGATCATCAACGGCATCAACATCGGCAAGCTGTTCCGCGATCAGTTCGCCGATTCGATGCAGCGCAATGGCAACAACCTGGATGACACCATCAACAACTGGGCTGGCGAAGTCGCCAAGGCCAAGGAAGTCACCGCCGAAGCTGCTGAAAAGGCCGCCCAATGA
- the ptsH gene encoding phosphocarrier HPr protein has translation MPARQITIINKLGLHARAAAKFVGVAGKFPCQIRVGRSPESMVDGKSIMAVMMLAAGKGTDIHLLTEGDDAQAALDGLVELIENKFDEGE, from the coding sequence ATGCCCGCTCGTCAAATCACCATCATCAACAAGTTGGGCCTGCACGCCCGCGCCGCAGCCAAGTTCGTTGGCGTTGCCGGCAAATTCCCCTGCCAGATCCGCGTCGGCCGTAGCCCGGAAAGCATGGTCGATGGCAAAAGCATCATGGCCGTCATGATGCTCGCCGCCGGTAAAGGCACCGACATCCACTTGCTGACCGAAGGCGATGACGCACAGGCAGCGCTGGACGGGCTCGTGGAGTTGATCGAGAACAAGTTTGATGAGGGTGAGTAA
- the kdsD gene encoding KpsF/GutQ — protein MTLSSDLIQSAQRTIRLEIEAVEGLLGHIDADFVRACEMILASKGRVVVVGMGKSGHIGKKIAATLASTGTTSFFVHPAEASHGDMGMITSDDIILALSNSGTTAEIVTLLPLIKRLGIKMISLTGNPASTLAKAADVNLNAHVEHEACPLNLAPTSSTTAALVMGDALAVALLEARGFTAEDFAFSHPGGALGRRLLLKVEHVMHTGDQLPKVQRGTLLRDSLMEMTRKGLGMTAILEADGRLAGIFTDGDLRRTLDRPIDIRLTTIDEVMTVHGKTARPEMLAAEALKIMEDHKIGALIVVDENDHPVGAFNLQDLLRAGVM, from the coding sequence ATGACCCTATCCAGCGACCTGATCCAATCAGCACAACGCACAATCCGCCTCGAAATCGAAGCCGTTGAAGGCCTGCTCGGCCATATCGACGCCGACTTTGTTCGCGCCTGCGAGATGATTCTGGCCAGCAAAGGCCGCGTCGTGGTGGTTGGGATGGGCAAGTCAGGTCATATCGGCAAGAAGATTGCTGCGACGCTGGCAAGCACCGGGACGACCTCGTTTTTCGTTCACCCGGCTGAAGCCAGCCACGGTGACATGGGCATGATCACTTCGGACGATATCATCCTGGCCTTGTCCAACTCGGGCACCACGGCAGAGATCGTCACCCTGCTGCCGCTGATCAAGCGCCTGGGTATCAAGATGATCAGCCTGACCGGCAATCCGGCCTCGACCCTGGCCAAAGCGGCGGACGTGAACCTGAACGCCCATGTCGAGCATGAGGCCTGCCCGCTGAATCTGGCGCCTACCTCATCGACTACAGCTGCCCTGGTGATGGGCGACGCCCTGGCCGTAGCACTGCTGGAAGCGCGTGGTTTTACGGCCGAGGACTTTGCGTTCTCCCACCCTGGCGGCGCACTGGGCAGGCGCTTGCTGCTCAAGGTCGAGCACGTCATGCATACCGGCGATCAGCTGCCCAAAGTCCAGCGCGGCACGTTGTTGCGCGACTCGTTGATGGAAATGACCCGCAAGGGCCTGGGTATGACCGCCATCCTTGAAGCCGATGGGCGACTGGCCGGGATTTTTACGGACGGCGACCTGCGCCGCACCCTGGACCGCCCCATCGATATTCGCCTGACCACCATTGATGAAGTGATGACCGTGCACGGCAAGACCGCACGTCCGGAAATGCTCGCAGCCGAAGCGCTGAAAATAATGGAAGATCACAAGATCGGGGCGTTGATTGTCGTCGATGAAAACGACCATCCCGTCGGCGCATTCAACTTGCAGGACCTGCTGCGCGCAGGCGTCATGTAA
- a CDS encoding RNA polymerase factor sigma-54 has translation MTPQLQQAIRLLQLSTLDLQQEIQEALESNPMLERQEEGDDFDNADPLADNIEQKPNPDVQEPTYQESAPTVDNLEEGDWNERIPNELPVDTAWEDVYQTSASSLPSNDDDEWDFTTRTSVGESLQSHLLWQLNLAPMSDTDRLIAVTLIDCINNQGYLDETLEEILDAFDPELDIELDEIEAVLHRIQQFEPAGIGARNLSECLMLQLRQLPAKTRWLAEAQRLVSDFIDLLGSRDYAQLMRRMKLKEDELRQVIELVQSLNPRPGSQIESTEAEYVVPDVIVRKDNERWLVELNQESVPRLRVNPQYAGFVRRADTSADNTFMRNQLQEARWFIKSLQSRNETLMKVATQIVEHQRGFLEYGDEAMKPLVLHDIAEAVGMHESTISRVTTQKFMHTPRGIYELKYFFSSHVSTSEGGECSSTAIRAIIKKLVAAENQKKPLSDSKIAGLLEAQGIQVARRTVAKYRESLGIAPSSERKRLM, from the coding sequence ATGACGCCGCAGCTGCAACAGGCCATCCGCTTACTCCAACTGTCTACGCTGGACCTCCAACAGGAGATTCAGGAGGCGCTGGAGTCCAATCCCATGCTGGAACGCCAGGAAGAAGGCGACGACTTCGACAACGCCGACCCGCTGGCTGACAACATCGAGCAAAAGCCCAACCCTGACGTTCAGGAACCGACCTACCAGGAATCCGCGCCAACTGTGGACAACCTCGAGGAAGGCGACTGGAACGAGCGCATTCCCAACGAACTGCCCGTGGATACTGCCTGGGAAGACGTTTACCAGACCAGCGCCAGCAGCCTGCCCAGCAACGATGACGACGAGTGGGATTTCACGACGCGTACATCGGTGGGTGAAAGCCTGCAGAGCCATTTGCTGTGGCAGTTGAATCTGGCACCGATGTCCGACACTGATCGCCTGATCGCGGTGACCTTGATCGACTGCATCAACAATCAGGGCTACCTCGACGAAACCCTCGAAGAAATTCTCGACGCCTTTGATCCCGAACTCGATATCGAGCTTGATGAGATCGAAGCCGTGCTGCACCGCATCCAACAGTTTGAACCAGCCGGCATTGGCGCTCGCAACCTGAGCGAATGCCTGATGCTGCAATTGCGCCAGCTACCCGCCAAGACCCGCTGGCTGGCCGAAGCGCAACGTCTGGTCAGTGATTTCATCGACCTGCTCGGCAGCCGTGACTATGCGCAGTTGATGCGGCGCATGAAACTCAAGGAAGACGAGCTGCGTCAGGTCATCGAACTGGTCCAAAGCCTCAACCCTCGCCCCGGCTCGCAAATCGAATCCACAGAAGCGGAATACGTGGTGCCCGATGTGATCGTGCGCAAGGACAACGAGCGCTGGCTGGTGGAACTCAATCAGGAATCCGTGCCGCGCCTGCGGGTCAATCCGCAGTACGCAGGCTTCGTGCGCCGGGCAGATACCAGCGCCGACAACACCTTCATGCGCAATCAGTTACAGGAAGCTCGCTGGTTCATCAAGAGCCTGCAGAGCCGCAACGAAACATTGATGAAGGTCGCGACCCAGATCGTCGAGCATCAACGCGGCTTTCTCGAGTACGGCGATGAGGCGATGAAGCCGTTGGTACTGCATGACATCGCTGAAGCGGTCGGCATGCACGAATCGACTATTTCGCGCGTCACCACGCAAAAATTCATGCATACCCCGCGCGGTATTTACGAGCTGAAATATTTCTTTTCAAGCCACGTAAGTACCTCTGAAGGCGGTGAGTGTTCGTCCACAGCCATTCGCGCGATCATCAAAAAACTGGTTGCCGCGGAAAATCAGAAAAAGCCGTTGAGTGACAGCAAGATCGCTGGTTTACTGGAGGCACAAGGCATTCAAGTAGCCCGCCGCACAGTCGCCAAGTACCGCGAATCACTTGGCATAGCGCCCTCCAGCGAACGTAAGCGACTGATGTGA
- a CDS encoding ABC transporter-like protein: protein MSADNAYAIELKGVSFKRGTRSIFENIDIRIPRGKVTGIMGPSGSGKTTLLRLMGAQLRPTAGQVWVNGQNLPELSRSDLFDARKHMGVLFQSGALFTDLDVFENVAFPLRVHTQLPEEMIRDIVLLKLQAVGLRGALELMPDELSGGMKRRVALARAIALDPQILMYDEPFVGQDPIAMGVLVRLIKLLNDALGITSVVVSHDLDETASIADYLYVVGDGQVLGQGTPEELMGSDNPRIRQFMTGDPDGPVPFHYPAADYREDLLGKR, encoded by the coding sequence ATGAGCGCCGATAACGCCTACGCGATCGAGTTGAAGGGCGTGTCCTTCAAGCGCGGTACGCGCAGCATTTTCGAAAATATCGATATTCGCATTCCCCGTGGCAAAGTCACCGGCATCATGGGACCTTCGGGCAGCGGCAAGACCACTTTGCTGCGTCTGATGGGCGCCCAGTTGCGGCCTACTGCTGGCCAGGTGTGGGTCAACGGGCAGAATTTGCCCGAACTGTCTCGCAGCGACCTGTTCGATGCCCGCAAGCACATGGGTGTGTTGTTTCAGAGCGGTGCTCTGTTTACTGACCTGGATGTTTTCGAGAACGTTGCCTTTCCGCTGCGCGTCCATACCCAGTTGCCCGAAGAAATGATCCGCGACATCGTCCTGCTCAAATTGCAGGCTGTCGGGCTTCGTGGCGCCCTCGAATTGATGCCGGACGAGCTGTCTGGCGGCATGAAGCGTCGCGTGGCGCTTGCTCGGGCCATCGCGCTTGATCCGCAGATTCTGATGTACGACGAACCCTTCGTGGGGCAGGACCCGATTGCCATGGGGGTCCTGGTGCGGCTGATCAAGCTGCTCAATGACGCCCTGGGCATCACCAGTGTCGTGGTGTCCCATGATCTGGACGAGACAGCCAGCATTGCCGATTACCTTTATGTGGTCGGCGATGGGCAAGTGCTGGGGCAGGGCACGCCGGAAGAGTTGATGGGCTCGGACAACCCGCGCATTCGTCAATTCATGACCGGCGACCCGGACGGGCCTGTGCCGTTTCATTATCCGGCAGCGGATTATCGCGAAGATCTTTTGGGGAAGCGCTGA
- the yhbJ gene encoding P-loop ATPase — protein sequence MRMIIVSGRSGSGKSTALDVLEDNGFYCVDNLPAGLLPELAERALINTELAEPLLAVSIDARNLPSHLTRFPQMLEEVRARNIQCDVLYLDADESTLFKRFSETRRRHPLSNANRSLAEAIRDETSLLGPIIDLADLKINTTHLNLYQLRDTLKLRLLNKPEPGTAFLIESFGFKRGMPIDADLVFDVRCLPNPYWKPELREQSGLDQPVVDYLAAQPDVEEMFQDIFTYLNKWLPRFAASNRSYVTIAIGCTGGHHRSVYLTERLGQVLQQSLKNVQVRHRDLS from the coding sequence ATGCGGATGATCATCGTTAGCGGTCGCTCGGGGTCGGGCAAAAGTACGGCTCTGGATGTATTGGAAGACAACGGGTTCTATTGCGTTGACAACCTTCCCGCCGGGCTGCTTCCCGAACTCGCCGAACGCGCGCTGATCAACACCGAGCTGGCCGAGCCATTACTGGCCGTGTCCATTGATGCCCGTAACTTGCCAAGCCACCTGACCCGTTTCCCCCAGATGCTTGAAGAAGTCCGTGCGCGTAATATCCAGTGCGATGTGCTCTACCTGGATGCGGACGAGTCGACCCTGTTCAAGCGTTTCTCGGAAACCCGCCGTCGCCACCCGCTGAGCAATGCCAATCGCTCGCTGGCAGAAGCCATCCGCGATGAGACCAGCCTGCTTGGGCCGATCATCGACCTGGCTGATCTGAAGATCAATACAACCCATCTGAACCTGTACCAGCTTCGCGACACACTCAAACTGCGGCTGTTGAACAAGCCGGAACCCGGTACTGCGTTTTTGATCGAATCGTTCGGGTTCAAACGCGGCATGCCCATTGACGCCGACCTGGTGTTCGACGTGCGCTGCCTGCCCAACCCGTATTGGAAGCCCGAGCTGCGCGAGCAGTCAGGGCTGGATCAGCCGGTTGTTGATTACCTGGCCGCTCAGCCTGATGTCGAAGAGATGTTTCAGGACATCTTCACCTACCTCAACAAATGGCTCCCGCGCTTCGCGGCCAGCAACCGCTCCTATGTCACGATTGCCATTGGCTGCACTGGCGGGCACCACCGCTCGGTCTACCTGACCGAACGCCTGGGTCAGGTCCTGCAACAATCCCTCAAAAATGTTCAGGTCCGCCACCGCGACCTAAGCTGA
- the lptC gene encoding lipopolysaccharide ABC transporter permease LptC — MFSKKIRSFLVLGVLALLLAAVGYWNISPESFMDQPSAAIDESAIDFYAINARSVQYLPDGKLQYAMTADKVEHIKATDVTMLTTPDLQMYRGTLFPWHIQSKTGEVSPGGEQVELIDSVRVARTDDKKRTTIITSSRMTVFPQKQYAQTEQAVRIDGAGGVTTAKGMKAYLNEGRMDLLSNVRGQYEAR; from the coding sequence ATGTTCAGCAAAAAGATTCGATCGTTTCTTGTCCTTGGCGTGCTGGCATTATTGCTGGCTGCTGTGGGCTACTGGAACATCAGCCCCGAAAGCTTCATGGATCAGCCCTCTGCGGCGATTGACGAAAGCGCGATCGACTTTTACGCGATCAACGCTCGCAGCGTTCAGTACCTGCCGGACGGCAAGCTTCAGTATGCAATGACCGCCGACAAGGTCGAGCACATCAAGGCCACGGACGTGACGATGCTGACCACGCCGGACTTGCAAATGTACCGCGGCACCCTCTTTCCCTGGCACATCCAGAGCAAGACGGGCGAGGTATCGCCGGGTGGCGAACAGGTCGAGCTGATCGATTCAGTGCGTGTGGCACGCACCGACGACAAAAAACGTACGACCATTATTACCAGCAGTCGAATGACCGTATTCCCGCAGAAGCAATATGCGCAGACCGAGCAAGCCGTTAGAATCGACGGCGCGGGCGGTGTGACCACGGCCAAGGGAATGAAAGCGTATTTGAACGAAGGCAGGATGGACCTGCTTTCTAACGTAAGAGGACAGTATGAGGCTCGTTAA
- a CDS encoding BolA-like protein translates to MHAVEVKSFLEGKLPEIQVEVEGEGCNFQLNVINDEMASLSPVKRQQQIYAHLNPWIADGSIHAVTMKFFSRAAWAERT, encoded by the coding sequence ATGCACGCCGTAGAAGTTAAGAGCTTCCTTGAAGGAAAGCTGCCCGAGATTCAGGTCGAAGTTGAAGGCGAAGGCTGCAACTTCCAGCTGAACGTGATCAATGACGAGATGGCTAGCCTGAGCCCGGTCAAGCGTCAGCAGCAGATCTATGCGCATTTGAACCCCTGGATCGCCGATGGCAGCATCCACGCGGTCACTATGAAATTTTTCAGCCGCGCTGCATGGGCCGAGCGCACCTGA
- a CDS encoding STAS domain-containing protein: MSEAAVRLGAPGELQLTGVLDYSTGPALRKQGAALIGSSELPGVVLDCSGVEKSSSVGLALLLAFMRDARDAGKSVSVRAMPDDMRKIAQVSELTELFNEH; the protein is encoded by the coding sequence ATGAGTGAGGCTGCCGTTCGCCTTGGTGCGCCGGGTGAGTTGCAGTTGACTGGCGTGCTGGATTACAGCACCGGCCCGGCCCTGCGCAAGCAGGGTGCGGCGCTGATCGGTTCAAGCGAATTGCCCGGCGTGGTGCTTGATTGCTCCGGGGTCGAGAAATCCAGCAGTGTGGGCTTGGCTCTGTTGCTGGCATTCATGCGCGATGCGCGGGATGCCGGCAAGTCCGTCAGCGTTCGCGCCATGCCCGATGACATGCGCAAGATCGCTCAAGTGTCCGAGTTGACCGAGCTATTTAACGAACATTAA
- the mlaD gene encoding toluene tolerance protein Ttg2C yields MQNRTIETGVGLFLLAGILALLLLALRVSGLSASAATDSYKLYANFDNIAGLTVRAKVSMAGVTIGKVTAIDLDRDTFTGRVTMEVQKKVDNLPIDSTASILTAGLLGEKYVGISVGGDDGLLKDGSTIHDTQSSLVLEDLIGKFLLNTVSKDAK; encoded by the coding sequence ATGCAAAACCGCACCATCGAAACCGGTGTCGGCCTGTTCCTGCTGGCCGGGATTTTGGCTCTGCTCCTGCTTGCCCTGCGTGTTAGCGGTCTGAGCGCCAGTGCCGCCACCGACAGCTATAAACTTTATGCAAATTTCGACAATATCGCCGGTTTGACTGTCAGAGCTAAGGTCAGCATGGCGGGCGTCACGATTGGCAAGGTCACCGCGATCGATCTGGATCGCGATACCTTCACTGGTCGGGTAACGATGGAAGTGCAGAAAAAGGTGGATAACCTGCCGATTGATTCCACTGCATCGATCTTGACGGCCGGCTTGCTGGGTGAGAAATACGTGGGTATCAGCGTGGGTGGCGACGACGGGTTGCTCAAGGATGGCAGTACCATCCATGACACGCAGTCGTCCCTGGTGCTGGAAGACCTGATCGGAAAATTCCTGCTCAATACCGTGAGTAAAGACGCTAAATGA
- the lptA gene encoding OstA-like protein — translation MRLVKTLPFLLGLGAALGSASAWSLPTDRDQPIHIQSDDAQLDDKKGVATYKGSVIITQGSMKITGNTVTITRNAQGEVDVFTAVGNLAYYEQKPAVDKPIVQAYAITIQYYAAQDRIVLIDKAKVINDGNTSEGEKIVYDTVKQIVSAGRANGGSKVTTPRPRIDMVIQPKKKPDQQKAP, via the coding sequence ATGAGGCTCGTTAAAACCCTTCCTTTTTTGCTTGGCCTGGGCGCAGCACTGGGAAGCGCGAGCGCCTGGTCCCTGCCGACTGATCGTGATCAGCCGATCCACATCCAGTCCGACGACGCACAACTCGACGACAAGAAAGGCGTAGCCACTTATAAAGGCAGCGTGATCATCACCCAGGGCTCAATGAAGATCACCGGCAACACGGTGACCATCACGCGTAACGCTCAGGGCGAAGTCGATGTATTTACCGCAGTGGGCAACCTTGCTTATTACGAGCAGAAACCCGCGGTGGACAAACCCATCGTCCAGGCTTATGCGATCACCATCCAGTATTACGCGGCTCAGGACCGTATCGTGCTGATCGACAAGGCCAAGGTCATCAATGACGGCAACACGTCCGAAGGCGAAAAAATCGTCTACGACACCGTCAAGCAGATTGTCAGCGCCGGACGCGCCAATGGCGGCAGCAAAGTCACTACGCCGCGCCCGCGCATCGACATGGTTATCCAGCCGAAAAAGAAACCTGACCAGCAGAAGGCCCCGTAA
- the lptB gene encoding ABC transporter ATP-binding protein codes for MATLKAQHLAKSYKSRQVVRDVSISIESGQIVGLLGPNGAGKTTCFYMIVGLVQADQGRVLIDDLDVSHQPMHGRARAGIGYLPQEASIFRKLSVSDNIMAILETRPELDRAARNKELESLLQEFHITHIRDNLGMSLSGGERRRVEIARALATSPKFILLDEPFAGVDPISVGDIKQIIHHLKAKGIGVLITDHNVRETLDICETAYIVNDGQLIAEGDSETILANQLVKEVYLGHEFRL; via the coding sequence ATGGCGACGCTGAAAGCCCAGCATTTGGCTAAGAGCTACAAGAGTCGCCAGGTCGTTCGCGATGTGAGCATTTCGATTGAAAGCGGTCAGATCGTTGGCTTGCTGGGCCCCAACGGCGCTGGCAAGACCACCTGCTTCTACATGATTGTCGGGCTTGTGCAAGCTGACCAGGGCCGCGTATTGATCGACGACCTGGACGTCAGCCATCAGCCGATGCACGGACGTGCTCGCGCGGGTATCGGCTATCTACCCCAGGAAGCCTCGATCTTTCGCAAGCTGTCAGTTTCGGACAACATCATGGCGATCCTCGAAACACGCCCTGAGCTGGACCGCGCCGCGCGCAACAAAGAACTCGAAAGCCTGCTGCAGGAATTTCACATCACGCACATCCGCGACAACCTCGGTATGAGCCTGTCCGGTGGCGAACGTCGTCGCGTCGAGATCGCACGCGCTCTGGCAACATCGCCGAAGTTCATCCTGCTGGATGAACCTTTCGCCGGCGTTGACCCCATTTCGGTGGGCGATATCAAGCAGATCATCCATCACTTGAAGGCCAAGGGCATCGGCGTTCTGATCACCGATCACAACGTGCGCGAAACTCTGGACATCTGCGAAACCGCCTACATCGTCAATGATGGGCAACTGATCGCAGAAGGCGACTCGGAAACCATCCTGGCCAACCAGTTGGTCAAAGAGGTTTACCTCGGACACGAGTTCCGCCTGTAA
- the kdsC gene encoding 3-deoxy-manno-octulosonate-8-phosphatase yields the protein MTTDLLQRGKNIKLAIFDVDGVLTDGRLYFLEDGSEFKTFNTLDGQGIKMLIASGVTTAIISGRKTPVVERRAKNLGIEHLYQGREDKLVVLDELLAKLGLSYEQVAYLGDDLPDLPVIRRVALGMAVANAASFVRQHAHGITQARGGEGAAREFCEMIMSAQGSLEAAHAAYL from the coding sequence ATGACCACGGATCTGCTGCAACGCGGCAAGAACATCAAGCTGGCAATTTTTGACGTAGACGGCGTGCTCACCGATGGCCGCCTGTACTTCCTGGAAGATGGCAGCGAGTTCAAGACCTTCAATACGCTGGACGGCCAAGGCATCAAGATGCTGATCGCGTCCGGCGTAACCACAGCTATCATCAGTGGGCGCAAGACGCCTGTGGTAGAGCGCCGGGCCAAGAACCTGGGCATTGAGCACCTCTACCAGGGCCGCGAGGACAAACTGGTTGTTCTTGACGAACTACTGGCTAAATTAGGCCTAAGTTACGAACAAGTCGCCTATTTGGGTGATGATCTGCCAGACTTGCCGGTCATTCGACGCGTGGCCCTGGGCATGGCGGTTGCGAACGCAGCCAGTTTCGTCCGGCAACATGCACACGGCATCACTCAGGCGCGCGGCGGAGAAGGCGCTGCACGCGAATTCTGCGAAATGATCATGAGCGCCCAGGGCAGCCTGGAAGCAGCCCACGCCGCCTACTTATAG
- the ptsN1 gene encoding nitrogen regulatory protein PtsN, with the protein MIRIENILTPGRSLVNVPGGSKKRVLEQIANLIGREVPDLDSQTVFESLVAREKLGSTGFGNGIAIPHCRLKGCESPISALLHLDAPVDFDAIDGAPVDLLFVLLVPEAATDAHLELLRQIASMLDRKEVRDRLRSADTNQALYQVVLDEQNGH; encoded by the coding sequence ATGATCCGAATTGAAAATATCCTGACCCCCGGCCGTTCCCTGGTGAACGTGCCGGGCGGCAGTAAGAAACGCGTCCTCGAACAAATTGCCAACCTGATCGGCAGAGAAGTGCCTGATCTGGATTCGCAAACCGTGTTCGAGAGTCTTGTCGCCCGCGAGAAACTCGGGTCTACCGGCTTTGGTAATGGCATTGCCATTCCTCATTGCCGCTTGAAAGGCTGCGAATCCCCGATCAGCGCCTTGCTGCATCTGGACGCACCTGTTGATTTCGACGCCATCGATGGTGCGCCGGTGGACCTGCTGTTTGTGTTGCTGGTTCCGGAAGCTGCCACCGATGCGCACCTTGAGCTGCTGCGCCAGATTGCCAGCATGCTCGACCGCAAAGAAGTACGTGACCGTTTACGTAGCGCCGACACTAATCAGGCGCTGTATCAGGTAGTGCTGGATGAGCAGAACGGGCATTAA
- the yhbH gene encoding 30S ribosomal protein S30P/sigma 54 modulation protein: protein MQVNISGHQLDVTDALRDYINEKLGRLERHFDKITNVQVIMEVEKLKQKIEATLHIPGGKIVANAEHDDMYAAIDLLTDKLDRQLLKHKEKQIGHLQGATAR, encoded by the coding sequence ATGCAAGTCAACATCAGTGGGCATCAACTGGATGTGACCGACGCGCTACGCGACTACATCAACGAGAAACTCGGACGATTAGAGCGCCACTTCGACAAAATAACCAATGTGCAGGTCATCATGGAGGTCGAGAAGCTGAAACAGAAAATCGAAGCCACCCTGCACATCCCCGGAGGGAAGATCGTCGCCAATGCGGAGCATGATGATATGTACGCCGCGATTGATCTTCTGACCGACAAGCTGGATAGACAACTGCTCAAGCATAAGGAAAAGCAGATCGGCCACCTTCAAGGTGCGACGGCTCGCTGA